In Strigops habroptila isolate Jane chromosome 2, bStrHab1.2.pri, whole genome shotgun sequence, one genomic interval encodes:
- the USP16 gene encoding ubiquitin carboxyl-terminal hydrolase 16 isoform X2, giving the protein MGKKRIKGKTAQSDESPDTLEPVCKHIRKGLEQGHLKKALLNVEWHVCQDCKADNKIQEKSEEETNESPSIWLCLKCGHRGCGRNSPEQHALKHYETPRSDPHCLVLSLDNWSVWCYICDNEVPYSTSSRLGQTVDYIRKQACIGSSHTEKQQEKKEFENKKVEKDSKNEQEKEVSLKEENSNSSTNSEVTVKGLSNLGNTCFFNAVMQNLSQTPVLRELLKEAKMPGTTVKIESPELSMEPQLIKLDQPGPLTLAMYQFLTEMQETKRGVITPKELFAQVCKKAIRFKGYQQQDSHELLRYLLDGMRAEEVQQISVGILKALTDSNKQNEEEIKKKIKEYEKKKGIQSFVDRIFGGELTSTIMCEECRTVSLVHESFLDLSLPVLDDQKVKNTNERNIKKNKEKESEDEENKNDDCYLKQRDEPPGTSKHLQKKAKKQAKKQAKSQRRQQKLQGKVLHLTDICGTEQPEKDVEYNQESEAEIDSETPDTKQEEESSNGCKDHCLTQKDLSIQGNSTEVQSMHENTGKPEQECIEKESLMDLPMEGLDCPAKLVNGLDNLSLKDEDYENNEEELATDFSKLHLGASAESDMSTSDDLQTVPIKTCEVLTEDPETAFRTLANREDLNPEEGSIHHCLYQFTRNEKLTETNKLLCDVCTQRHYGPKKNIKSEKYVYTNAKKQMLISLAPPVLTLHLKRFQQAGFNLRKVNRHIKFPEVIDLAPFCTAKCKNVAEGNTKVLYSLYGVVEHSGTMRSGHYTAYAKMRSMNNHLSDLVLRGQSPQALETEPVKGQWFHISDTHVQAVPAAKVLSSQAYLLFYERLL; this is encoded by the exons aaCCTGTGTGCAAGCATATTCGTAAAGGATTAGAACAAGGTCATCTGAAAAAGGCGCTGCTGAATGTGGAATGGCATGTTTGTCAGGACTGCAAGGCAGATAATAAGATACAAGAGAAGTCTGAGGAGGAGACCAATGAAAGCCCTTCAATATGGTTATGTCTAAAATGTGGCCACAGG GGCTGTGGCAGAAATTCTCCAGAACAGCATGCTTTAAAGCATTATGAAACGCCAAGATCAGATCCCCATTGTTTGGTTCTCAGTTTGGACAACTGGAGTGTGTG GTGCTACATATGTGATAATGAAGTTCCATACAGTACTTCAAGCCGATTGGGCCAGACTGTGGATTATATTAGAAAACAAGCTTGCATTGGCTCATCACATACAG aaaagcaacaagagaaaaaagaatttgaaaataaaaaagtagaaaaagacagtaaaaatgagcaagaaaaagaagtctcGCTTAAAGAAGAGAATTCTAATTCAAGTACTAACTCAGAAGTGACTGTGAAGGGACTTAGTAACTTGGGGAATACATGCTTCTTTAATGCAGTGATGCAG AATTTATCACAAACTCCAGTCCTGAGGGAGCTGCTTAAGGAAGCTAAAATGCCTGGCACAACAGTTAAAATCGAGTCACCTGAGTTATCCATG gaaCCTCAGCTGATAAAACTAGATCAGCCAGGTCCTTTGACGTTAGCCATGTATCAGTTCCTGACAGAAATGCAAGAGACAAAAAGAGGGGTCATCACTCCTAAGGAACTTTTTGCTCAGGTTTGTAAAAA AGCAATACGATTTAAAGGTTATCAGCAGCAAGACAGTCATGAATTGCTTCGTTACTTACTTGATGGAATGAGAGCAGAAGAAGTGCAA CAAATAAGTGTTGGAATACTGAAGGCACTGACTGACTctaacaaacaaaatgaagaagaaattaaaaagaaaattaaag aatatgagaagaaaaagggaatacAAAGTTTTGTGGATCGGATTTTTGGTGGAGAATTAACCAGTACGATTATGTGTGAGGAATGCAGAACC GTATCCTTGGTCCATGAGTCTTTCCTTGATTTGTCGCTTCCTGTACTAGATGATCAG aaagtaaaaaatacaaatgagagaaacattaagaaaaacaaagaaaaggaatctGAAGatgaagagaacaaaaatgatGACTGTTACCTTAAGCAGAGAGATGAGCCCCCTGGTACAAGTAAGCACcttcagaaaaaagcaaagaaacaggcCAAAAAACAAGCCAAG AGCCAACGCCGTCAGCAAAAACTTCAAGGAAAGGTGCTTCACTTGACAGATATCTGTGGAACTGAACAGCCagaaaaagatgttgaataCAACCAAGAATCAGAGGCAGAAATTGACTCTGAAACACCTGATACGAAGCAAGAAGAGGAATCATCAAATGGTTGCAAAGATCACTGCTTAACTCAAAAAGACTTGAGTATACAGGGAAATAGTACAGAAGTTCAGAGCATGcatgaaaatacaggaaagccAGAACAAGAGTGTATAGAAAAGGAGTCTCTCATGGATCTCCCTATGGAAGGCTTAGATTGTCCTGCAAAGTTAGTCAATGGACTTGACAATCTGTCTTTGAAAGATGAAGATTATGAAAATAATGAGGAAGAGCTTGCTACTGACTTTTCAAAACTACATTTGGGTGCCAGTGCTGAATCTGATATGAGTACATCAGATGACCTTCAAACTGTTCCCATCAAGACATGTGAAGTATTGACTGAAGATCCAGAAACAGCATTTCGTACTCTTGCAAACAGGGAAGATCTGAACCCAGAAGAAGGTTCTATCCATCACTGTTTGTATCAGTTTACCCGTAATGAAAAACTTACTGAGACCAATAAACTACTTTGTGATGTATGCACACAAAGACATTATGGACCAAAGAAGAACATAAAAA gtgaaaaatatgtttatacTAATGCCAAAAAGCAGATGCTAATCTCTCTTGCTCCTCCAGTTTTAACTCTTCACTTAAAAAGGTTTCAACAG GCTGGATTTAATCTCCGGAAGGTTAACAGGCATATCAAGTTTCCAGAAGTGATAGACTTGGCTCCTTTCTGTACAGCTAAATGTAAA AATGTGGCTGAAGGGAATACAAAAGTACTGTACTCTCTCTATGGAGTTGTTGAACACAGTGGAACAATGAGGTCTGGGCACTACACTGCATATGCTAAAATGCGAAGTATGAACAACCATCTCTCTGATCTTGTCCTTCGAGGACAGTCTCCTCAAG CTTTAGAAACTGAACCAGTAAAAGGGCAGTGGTTCCACATTAGCGATACCCACGTACAAGCTGTGCCTGCAGCGAAAGTGCTGAGCTCTCAAGCCTATCTCCTGTTCTATGAGCGACTCCTTTAA
- the USP16 gene encoding ubiquitin carboxyl-terminal hydrolase 16 isoform X1: MGKKRIKGKTAQSDESPDTLEPVCKHIRKGLEQGHLKKALLNVEWHVCQDCKADNKIQEKSEEETNESPSIWLCLKCGHRGCGRNSPEQHALKHYETPRSDPHCLVLSLDNWSVWCYICDNEVPYSTSSRLGQTVDYIRKQACIGSSHTVEKQQEKKEFENKKVEKDSKNEQEKEVSLKEENSNSSTNSEVTVKGLSNLGNTCFFNAVMQNLSQTPVLRELLKEAKMPGTTVKIESPELSMEPQLIKLDQPGPLTLAMYQFLTEMQETKRGVITPKELFAQVCKKAIRFKGYQQQDSHELLRYLLDGMRAEEVQQISVGILKALTDSNKQNEEEIKKKIKEYEKKKGIQSFVDRIFGGELTSTIMCEECRTVSLVHESFLDLSLPVLDDQKVKNTNERNIKKNKEKESEDEENKNDDCYLKQRDEPPGTSKHLQKKAKKQAKKQAKSQRRQQKLQGKVLHLTDICGTEQPEKDVEYNQESEAEIDSETPDTKQEEESSNGCKDHCLTQKDLSIQGNSTEVQSMHENTGKPEQECIEKESLMDLPMEGLDCPAKLVNGLDNLSLKDEDYENNEEELATDFSKLHLGASAESDMSTSDDLQTVPIKTCEVLTEDPETAFRTLANREDLNPEEGSIHHCLYQFTRNEKLTETNKLLCDVCTQRHYGPKKNIKSEKYVYTNAKKQMLISLAPPVLTLHLKRFQQAGFNLRKVNRHIKFPEVIDLAPFCTAKCKNVAEGNTKVLYSLYGVVEHSGTMRSGHYTAYAKMRSMNNHLSDLVLRGQSPQALETEPVKGQWFHISDTHVQAVPAAKVLSSQAYLLFYERLL, encoded by the exons aaCCTGTGTGCAAGCATATTCGTAAAGGATTAGAACAAGGTCATCTGAAAAAGGCGCTGCTGAATGTGGAATGGCATGTTTGTCAGGACTGCAAGGCAGATAATAAGATACAAGAGAAGTCTGAGGAGGAGACCAATGAAAGCCCTTCAATATGGTTATGTCTAAAATGTGGCCACAGG GGCTGTGGCAGAAATTCTCCAGAACAGCATGCTTTAAAGCATTATGAAACGCCAAGATCAGATCCCCATTGTTTGGTTCTCAGTTTGGACAACTGGAGTGTGTG GTGCTACATATGTGATAATGAAGTTCCATACAGTACTTCAAGCCGATTGGGCCAGACTGTGGATTATATTAGAAAACAAGCTTGCATTGGCTCATCACATACAG tagaaaagcaacaagagaaaaaagaatttgaaaataaaaaagtagaaaaagacagtaaaaatgagcaagaaaaagaagtctcGCTTAAAGAAGAGAATTCTAATTCAAGTACTAACTCAGAAGTGACTGTGAAGGGACTTAGTAACTTGGGGAATACATGCTTCTTTAATGCAGTGATGCAG AATTTATCACAAACTCCAGTCCTGAGGGAGCTGCTTAAGGAAGCTAAAATGCCTGGCACAACAGTTAAAATCGAGTCACCTGAGTTATCCATG gaaCCTCAGCTGATAAAACTAGATCAGCCAGGTCCTTTGACGTTAGCCATGTATCAGTTCCTGACAGAAATGCAAGAGACAAAAAGAGGGGTCATCACTCCTAAGGAACTTTTTGCTCAGGTTTGTAAAAA AGCAATACGATTTAAAGGTTATCAGCAGCAAGACAGTCATGAATTGCTTCGTTACTTACTTGATGGAATGAGAGCAGAAGAAGTGCAA CAAATAAGTGTTGGAATACTGAAGGCACTGACTGACTctaacaaacaaaatgaagaagaaattaaaaagaaaattaaag aatatgagaagaaaaagggaatacAAAGTTTTGTGGATCGGATTTTTGGTGGAGAATTAACCAGTACGATTATGTGTGAGGAATGCAGAACC GTATCCTTGGTCCATGAGTCTTTCCTTGATTTGTCGCTTCCTGTACTAGATGATCAG aaagtaaaaaatacaaatgagagaaacattaagaaaaacaaagaaaaggaatctGAAGatgaagagaacaaaaatgatGACTGTTACCTTAAGCAGAGAGATGAGCCCCCTGGTACAAGTAAGCACcttcagaaaaaagcaaagaaacaggcCAAAAAACAAGCCAAG AGCCAACGCCGTCAGCAAAAACTTCAAGGAAAGGTGCTTCACTTGACAGATATCTGTGGAACTGAACAGCCagaaaaagatgttgaataCAACCAAGAATCAGAGGCAGAAATTGACTCTGAAACACCTGATACGAAGCAAGAAGAGGAATCATCAAATGGTTGCAAAGATCACTGCTTAACTCAAAAAGACTTGAGTATACAGGGAAATAGTACAGAAGTTCAGAGCATGcatgaaaatacaggaaagccAGAACAAGAGTGTATAGAAAAGGAGTCTCTCATGGATCTCCCTATGGAAGGCTTAGATTGTCCTGCAAAGTTAGTCAATGGACTTGACAATCTGTCTTTGAAAGATGAAGATTATGAAAATAATGAGGAAGAGCTTGCTACTGACTTTTCAAAACTACATTTGGGTGCCAGTGCTGAATCTGATATGAGTACATCAGATGACCTTCAAACTGTTCCCATCAAGACATGTGAAGTATTGACTGAAGATCCAGAAACAGCATTTCGTACTCTTGCAAACAGGGAAGATCTGAACCCAGAAGAAGGTTCTATCCATCACTGTTTGTATCAGTTTACCCGTAATGAAAAACTTACTGAGACCAATAAACTACTTTGTGATGTATGCACACAAAGACATTATGGACCAAAGAAGAACATAAAAA gtgaaaaatatgtttatacTAATGCCAAAAAGCAGATGCTAATCTCTCTTGCTCCTCCAGTTTTAACTCTTCACTTAAAAAGGTTTCAACAG GCTGGATTTAATCTCCGGAAGGTTAACAGGCATATCAAGTTTCCAGAAGTGATAGACTTGGCTCCTTTCTGTACAGCTAAATGTAAA AATGTGGCTGAAGGGAATACAAAAGTACTGTACTCTCTCTATGGAGTTGTTGAACACAGTGGAACAATGAGGTCTGGGCACTACACTGCATATGCTAAAATGCGAAGTATGAACAACCATCTCTCTGATCTTGTCCTTCGAGGACAGTCTCCTCAAG CTTTAGAAACTGAACCAGTAAAAGGGCAGTGGTTCCACATTAGCGATACCCACGTACAAGCTGTGCCTGCAGCGAAAGTGCTGAGCTCTCAAGCCTATCTCCTGTTCTATGAGCGACTCCTTTAA
- the USP16 gene encoding ubiquitin carboxyl-terminal hydrolase 16 isoform X4 produces the protein MVMSKMWPQDRCYICDNEVPYSTSSRLGQTVDYIRKQACIGSSHTVEKQQEKKEFENKKVEKDSKNEQEKEVSLKEENSNSSTNSEVTVKGLSNLGNTCFFNAVMQNLSQTPVLRELLKEAKMPGTTVKIESPELSMEPQLIKLDQPGPLTLAMYQFLTEMQETKRGVITPKELFAQVCKKAIRFKGYQQQDSHELLRYLLDGMRAEEVQQISVGILKALTDSNKQNEEEIKKKIKEYEKKKGIQSFVDRIFGGELTSTIMCEECRTVSLVHESFLDLSLPVLDDQKVKNTNERNIKKNKEKESEDEENKNDDCYLKQRDEPPGTSKHLQKKAKKQAKKQAKSQRRQQKLQGKVLHLTDICGTEQPEKDVEYNQESEAEIDSETPDTKQEEESSNGCKDHCLTQKDLSIQGNSTEVQSMHENTGKPEQECIEKESLMDLPMEGLDCPAKLVNGLDNLSLKDEDYENNEEELATDFSKLHLGASAESDMSTSDDLQTVPIKTCEVLTEDPETAFRTLANREDLNPEEGSIHHCLYQFTRNEKLTETNKLLCDVCTQRHYGPKKNIKSEKYVYTNAKKQMLISLAPPVLTLHLKRFQQAGFNLRKVNRHIKFPEVIDLAPFCTAKCKNVAEGNTKVLYSLYGVVEHSGTMRSGHYTAYAKMRSMNNHLSDLVLRGQSPQALETEPVKGQWFHISDTHVQAVPAAKVLSSQAYLLFYERLL, from the exons ATGGTTATGTCTAAAATGTGGCCACAGG ACAGGTGCTACATATGTGATAATGAAGTTCCATACAGTACTTCAAGCCGATTGGGCCAGACTGTGGATTATATTAGAAAACAAGCTTGCATTGGCTCATCACATACAG tagaaaagcaacaagagaaaaaagaatttgaaaataaaaaagtagaaaaagacagtaaaaatgagcaagaaaaagaagtctcGCTTAAAGAAGAGAATTCTAATTCAAGTACTAACTCAGAAGTGACTGTGAAGGGACTTAGTAACTTGGGGAATACATGCTTCTTTAATGCAGTGATGCAG AATTTATCACAAACTCCAGTCCTGAGGGAGCTGCTTAAGGAAGCTAAAATGCCTGGCACAACAGTTAAAATCGAGTCACCTGAGTTATCCATG gaaCCTCAGCTGATAAAACTAGATCAGCCAGGTCCTTTGACGTTAGCCATGTATCAGTTCCTGACAGAAATGCAAGAGACAAAAAGAGGGGTCATCACTCCTAAGGAACTTTTTGCTCAGGTTTGTAAAAA AGCAATACGATTTAAAGGTTATCAGCAGCAAGACAGTCATGAATTGCTTCGTTACTTACTTGATGGAATGAGAGCAGAAGAAGTGCAA CAAATAAGTGTTGGAATACTGAAGGCACTGACTGACTctaacaaacaaaatgaagaagaaattaaaaagaaaattaaag aatatgagaagaaaaagggaatacAAAGTTTTGTGGATCGGATTTTTGGTGGAGAATTAACCAGTACGATTATGTGTGAGGAATGCAGAACC GTATCCTTGGTCCATGAGTCTTTCCTTGATTTGTCGCTTCCTGTACTAGATGATCAG aaagtaaaaaatacaaatgagagaaacattaagaaaaacaaagaaaaggaatctGAAGatgaagagaacaaaaatgatGACTGTTACCTTAAGCAGAGAGATGAGCCCCCTGGTACAAGTAAGCACcttcagaaaaaagcaaagaaacaggcCAAAAAACAAGCCAAG AGCCAACGCCGTCAGCAAAAACTTCAAGGAAAGGTGCTTCACTTGACAGATATCTGTGGAACTGAACAGCCagaaaaagatgttgaataCAACCAAGAATCAGAGGCAGAAATTGACTCTGAAACACCTGATACGAAGCAAGAAGAGGAATCATCAAATGGTTGCAAAGATCACTGCTTAACTCAAAAAGACTTGAGTATACAGGGAAATAGTACAGAAGTTCAGAGCATGcatgaaaatacaggaaagccAGAACAAGAGTGTATAGAAAAGGAGTCTCTCATGGATCTCCCTATGGAAGGCTTAGATTGTCCTGCAAAGTTAGTCAATGGACTTGACAATCTGTCTTTGAAAGATGAAGATTATGAAAATAATGAGGAAGAGCTTGCTACTGACTTTTCAAAACTACATTTGGGTGCCAGTGCTGAATCTGATATGAGTACATCAGATGACCTTCAAACTGTTCCCATCAAGACATGTGAAGTATTGACTGAAGATCCAGAAACAGCATTTCGTACTCTTGCAAACAGGGAAGATCTGAACCCAGAAGAAGGTTCTATCCATCACTGTTTGTATCAGTTTACCCGTAATGAAAAACTTACTGAGACCAATAAACTACTTTGTGATGTATGCACACAAAGACATTATGGACCAAAGAAGAACATAAAAA gtgaaaaatatgtttatacTAATGCCAAAAAGCAGATGCTAATCTCTCTTGCTCCTCCAGTTTTAACTCTTCACTTAAAAAGGTTTCAACAG GCTGGATTTAATCTCCGGAAGGTTAACAGGCATATCAAGTTTCCAGAAGTGATAGACTTGGCTCCTTTCTGTACAGCTAAATGTAAA AATGTGGCTGAAGGGAATACAAAAGTACTGTACTCTCTCTATGGAGTTGTTGAACACAGTGGAACAATGAGGTCTGGGCACTACACTGCATATGCTAAAATGCGAAGTATGAACAACCATCTCTCTGATCTTGTCCTTCGAGGACAGTCTCCTCAAG CTTTAGAAACTGAACCAGTAAAAGGGCAGTGGTTCCACATTAGCGATACCCACGTACAAGCTGTGCCTGCAGCGAAAGTGCTGAGCTCTCAAGCCTATCTCCTGTTCTATGAGCGACTCCTTTAA
- the USP16 gene encoding ubiquitin carboxyl-terminal hydrolase 16 isoform X5, whose amino-acid sequence MVMSKMWPQDRCYICDNEVPYSTSSRLGQTVDYIRKQACIGSSHTEKQQEKKEFENKKVEKDSKNEQEKEVSLKEENSNSSTNSEVTVKGLSNLGNTCFFNAVMQNLSQTPVLRELLKEAKMPGTTVKIESPELSMEPQLIKLDQPGPLTLAMYQFLTEMQETKRGVITPKELFAQVCKKAIRFKGYQQQDSHELLRYLLDGMRAEEVQQISVGILKALTDSNKQNEEEIKKKIKEYEKKKGIQSFVDRIFGGELTSTIMCEECRTVSLVHESFLDLSLPVLDDQKVKNTNERNIKKNKEKESEDEENKNDDCYLKQRDEPPGTSKHLQKKAKKQAKKQAKSQRRQQKLQGKVLHLTDICGTEQPEKDVEYNQESEAEIDSETPDTKQEEESSNGCKDHCLTQKDLSIQGNSTEVQSMHENTGKPEQECIEKESLMDLPMEGLDCPAKLVNGLDNLSLKDEDYENNEEELATDFSKLHLGASAESDMSTSDDLQTVPIKTCEVLTEDPETAFRTLANREDLNPEEGSIHHCLYQFTRNEKLTETNKLLCDVCTQRHYGPKKNIKSEKYVYTNAKKQMLISLAPPVLTLHLKRFQQAGFNLRKVNRHIKFPEVIDLAPFCTAKCKNVAEGNTKVLYSLYGVVEHSGTMRSGHYTAYAKMRSMNNHLSDLVLRGQSPQALETEPVKGQWFHISDTHVQAVPAAKVLSSQAYLLFYERLL is encoded by the exons ATGGTTATGTCTAAAATGTGGCCACAGG ACAGGTGCTACATATGTGATAATGAAGTTCCATACAGTACTTCAAGCCGATTGGGCCAGACTGTGGATTATATTAGAAAACAAGCTTGCATTGGCTCATCACATACAG aaaagcaacaagagaaaaaagaatttgaaaataaaaaagtagaaaaagacagtaaaaatgagcaagaaaaagaagtctcGCTTAAAGAAGAGAATTCTAATTCAAGTACTAACTCAGAAGTGACTGTGAAGGGACTTAGTAACTTGGGGAATACATGCTTCTTTAATGCAGTGATGCAG AATTTATCACAAACTCCAGTCCTGAGGGAGCTGCTTAAGGAAGCTAAAATGCCTGGCACAACAGTTAAAATCGAGTCACCTGAGTTATCCATG gaaCCTCAGCTGATAAAACTAGATCAGCCAGGTCCTTTGACGTTAGCCATGTATCAGTTCCTGACAGAAATGCAAGAGACAAAAAGAGGGGTCATCACTCCTAAGGAACTTTTTGCTCAGGTTTGTAAAAA AGCAATACGATTTAAAGGTTATCAGCAGCAAGACAGTCATGAATTGCTTCGTTACTTACTTGATGGAATGAGAGCAGAAGAAGTGCAA CAAATAAGTGTTGGAATACTGAAGGCACTGACTGACTctaacaaacaaaatgaagaagaaattaaaaagaaaattaaag aatatgagaagaaaaagggaatacAAAGTTTTGTGGATCGGATTTTTGGTGGAGAATTAACCAGTACGATTATGTGTGAGGAATGCAGAACC GTATCCTTGGTCCATGAGTCTTTCCTTGATTTGTCGCTTCCTGTACTAGATGATCAG aaagtaaaaaatacaaatgagagaaacattaagaaaaacaaagaaaaggaatctGAAGatgaagagaacaaaaatgatGACTGTTACCTTAAGCAGAGAGATGAGCCCCCTGGTACAAGTAAGCACcttcagaaaaaagcaaagaaacaggcCAAAAAACAAGCCAAG AGCCAACGCCGTCAGCAAAAACTTCAAGGAAAGGTGCTTCACTTGACAGATATCTGTGGAACTGAACAGCCagaaaaagatgttgaataCAACCAAGAATCAGAGGCAGAAATTGACTCTGAAACACCTGATACGAAGCAAGAAGAGGAATCATCAAATGGTTGCAAAGATCACTGCTTAACTCAAAAAGACTTGAGTATACAGGGAAATAGTACAGAAGTTCAGAGCATGcatgaaaatacaggaaagccAGAACAAGAGTGTATAGAAAAGGAGTCTCTCATGGATCTCCCTATGGAAGGCTTAGATTGTCCTGCAAAGTTAGTCAATGGACTTGACAATCTGTCTTTGAAAGATGAAGATTATGAAAATAATGAGGAAGAGCTTGCTACTGACTTTTCAAAACTACATTTGGGTGCCAGTGCTGAATCTGATATGAGTACATCAGATGACCTTCAAACTGTTCCCATCAAGACATGTGAAGTATTGACTGAAGATCCAGAAACAGCATTTCGTACTCTTGCAAACAGGGAAGATCTGAACCCAGAAGAAGGTTCTATCCATCACTGTTTGTATCAGTTTACCCGTAATGAAAAACTTACTGAGACCAATAAACTACTTTGTGATGTATGCACACAAAGACATTATGGACCAAAGAAGAACATAAAAA gtgaaaaatatgtttatacTAATGCCAAAAAGCAGATGCTAATCTCTCTTGCTCCTCCAGTTTTAACTCTTCACTTAAAAAGGTTTCAACAG GCTGGATTTAATCTCCGGAAGGTTAACAGGCATATCAAGTTTCCAGAAGTGATAGACTTGGCTCCTTTCTGTACAGCTAAATGTAAA AATGTGGCTGAAGGGAATACAAAAGTACTGTACTCTCTCTATGGAGTTGTTGAACACAGTGGAACAATGAGGTCTGGGCACTACACTGCATATGCTAAAATGCGAAGTATGAACAACCATCTCTCTGATCTTGTCCTTCGAGGACAGTCTCCTCAAG CTTTAGAAACTGAACCAGTAAAAGGGCAGTGGTTCCACATTAGCGATACCCACGTACAAGCTGTGCCTGCAGCGAAAGTGCTGAGCTCTCAAGCCTATCTCCTGTTCTATGAGCGACTCCTTTAA